A window of the Gossypium hirsutum isolate 1008001.06 chromosome A03, Gossypium_hirsutum_v2.1, whole genome shotgun sequence genome harbors these coding sequences:
- the LOC107887355 gene encoding protein KTI12 homolog, whose translation MALVVICGQPCSGKSTAAKCLAEALNESECKQTVRIIDETSFHLDRNQSYANMPSEKNLRGVLRSEVDRSVSRDNIIIVDSLNSIKGYRYELWCLARAAGIRYCVLYCDVRESQCRKWNEERREKGEAAYNDVIFEDLVRRFEKPDRRNRWDSPLFELWAHNDGVERSSIAIVDVVSYLTKKADSKSRDVKILQPTIATQNTRFSEANSLYEMDRATQEVINAIVEAQSQSIGGPLASISIGQGLPNIDISRSVGLPELRRLRRTFIKLTGQTSLSGRPPPSDSSSAKRMFVDYLNRELGTIA comes from the coding sequence atggcATTGGTGGTAATTTGTGGGCAGCCGTGCAGTGGGAAGTCGACAGCTGCGAAATGTCTAGCTGAAGCTCTGAATGAATCAGAGTGTAAACAGACTGTAAGGATCATCGATGAGACTTCATTTCATCTTGATCGTAATCAGAGCTATGCTAATATGCCATCAGAGAAGAATTTACGGGGAGTGCTTAGGTCCGAAGTTGATAGGTCTGTCTCCAGAGATAATATCATTATAGTTGATTCTTTGAACAGTATCAAGGGTTATCGATACGAGTTGTGGTGTTTGGCTCGTGCTGCTGGGATAAGGTACTGTGTGTTGTACTGTGATGTTAGAGAATCGCAATGTAGGAAATGGAATGAAGAGCGTCGGGAGAAGGGAGAGGCTGCATATAATGATGTGATATTTGAGGATTTAGTTAGAAGATTTGAGAAACCGGATAGAAGAAATCGTTGGGATTCACCTTTGTTCGAGCTATGGGCTCATAATGATGGAGTGGAGAGATCTTCTATTGCCATTGTAGATGTGGTTTCGTATTTGACAAAAAAAGCAGACTCGAAATCTCGGGATGTTAAGATTTTGCAGCCAACCATTGCCACACAAAATACCCGGTTTTCAGAGGCAAATTCACTGTATGAGATGGACAGAGCCACGCAGGAGGTGATTAATGCTATTGTGGAAGCACAATCCCAGTCAATTGGAGGACCTCTTGCCAGTATCTCCATTGGTCAAGGTTTACCGAATATCGATATTTCTAGATCGGTTGGGTTGCCGGAGCTACGGAGATTGCGGAGAACATTCATCAAGTTAACAGGACAAACAAGTTTGAGTGGACGACCTCCCCCTTCCGATTCCAGCAGTGCAAAGAGGATGTTTGTAGACTATCTGAATCGAGAACTTGGAACTATTGCTTGA